A genomic segment from Sorangium aterium encodes:
- a CDS encoding serine/threonine-protein kinase — MECPACHQPNIDGARFCATCGALLPVAPVEADPLIGAIVGGRFRIIGVLGEGGMGRVYNGEQPMGTSVRKVAIKTLLSQHAKDPQVVARFMRECGTVSELEHPNTIKVYDFGQTNTGELYIAMELLNGQSLETALERGGALSPERVDRIIAQTCGSLQEAHEKGIVHRDLKPANIFLTKRAGEEDYVKVLDFGIAKRDERSAKAEQKLTQQGTVLGTPPYMSPEQFTGTELDARSDIYSLGVLTYEMLTGRLPFDADTPWAWATQHMTAQPFPFEAVPMGAAAPPKMKAAVMRALSKRREDRQQSAREFYEDLTIGAGARLSVLAAAPRTLVGSDAPTSGTALMPSRSGQTQLGEPLFVAGPPTGSGPVRTVVNHQAHQAHQAATVMDQAVVPAHPAVPTGSGQVFPAPPPAPQKSKAAPILAAVAAVAVLGVVGVVMMTRGSGGSTTEESTSTAIPLPTGAPSVTVASDPVGTPTSTPTTTPEPTPPEPNGPDKTAPDTPKHTSTPTTPAATTGPKAPPPGNEKAEQECRAAINLANGGNTDLAVKRFAACDGPKKAEARAAISGSAKRAVASKGCAAKSHALAAARIGAGEAMSQLPAQCR; from the coding sequence ATGGAATGTCCCGCTTGCCATCAGCCAAACATCGATGGGGCGCGCTTCTGCGCCACGTGCGGCGCGCTCCTCCCTGTCGCGCCGGTGGAGGCAGACCCGCTCATCGGCGCGATCGTCGGCGGCCGGTTCCGCATCATCGGCGTGCTCGGCGAGGGCGGGATGGGCCGCGTCTACAACGGCGAGCAGCCGATGGGGACGTCGGTGCGGAAGGTCGCCATCAAGACGCTCCTCTCGCAGCACGCGAAGGATCCGCAGGTGGTCGCGCGCTTCATGCGGGAGTGCGGCACGGTCAGCGAGCTCGAGCACCCGAACACCATCAAGGTCTACGACTTCGGGCAGACGAACACCGGGGAGCTCTACATCGCGATGGAGCTCCTCAACGGGCAGTCGCTGGAGACGGCGCTCGAGCGGGGCGGCGCGCTCTCTCCAGAGCGCGTCGATCGCATCATCGCGCAGACGTGCGGGTCGCTCCAGGAGGCCCACGAGAAGGGGATCGTCCACCGCGACCTGAAGCCCGCCAACATCTTCTTGACCAAGCGCGCCGGCGAGGAGGACTACGTCAAGGTCCTCGACTTCGGCATCGCGAAGCGCGACGAGCGCAGCGCAAAGGCCGAGCAGAAGCTGACCCAGCAGGGGACGGTGCTCGGGACCCCGCCGTACATGAGCCCCGAGCAGTTCACGGGGACCGAGCTCGACGCGCGGAGCGACATCTACTCGCTCGGCGTGCTGACCTACGAGATGCTCACCGGGCGCCTGCCGTTCGACGCCGACACGCCATGGGCGTGGGCGACGCAGCACATGACGGCGCAGCCGTTCCCGTTCGAGGCGGTGCCGATGGGCGCCGCGGCCCCGCCGAAGATGAAGGCGGCCGTCATGAGGGCCCTCAGCAAGAGGCGCGAGGACCGGCAGCAGTCGGCGCGGGAGTTCTACGAGGATCTCACGATCGGCGCGGGCGCCCGCCTCTCGGTGCTCGCGGCGGCGCCCCGCACGCTCGTCGGGAGCGACGCGCCGACCAGCGGGACGGCGCTCATGCCGTCGCGCTCGGGTCAGACGCAGCTCGGGGAGCCGCTGTTCGTCGCGGGGCCGCCCACGGGATCGGGACCGGTGAGGACCGTCGTCAACCATCAGGCCCATCAGGCCCATCAGGCCGCGACGGTCATGGATCAGGCTGTCGTTCCGGCGCACCCGGCCGTGCCCACGGGCAGCGGCCAGGTGTTCCCCGCGCCGCCGCCGGCTCCGCAGAAGAGCAAGGCAGCTCCGATCCTCGCCGCGGTCGCGGCCGTCGCGGTGCTCGGCGTCGTGGGCGTCGTCATGATGACGAGGGGGAGCGGCGGGAGCACGACCGAGGAGAGCACGTCGACCGCGATCCCGCTGCCCACGGGCGCGCCGTCGGTCACCGTGGCATCGGATCCCGTGGGCACGCCCACGAGCACGCCCACCACCACCCCGGAGCCTACGCCGCCCGAGCCCAACGGCCCGGACAAGACGGCTCCGGACACCCCGAAGCACACGTCGACCCCGACGACCCCGGCCGCGACCACCGGACCCAAGGCCCCGCCGCCTGGCAACGAGAAGGCGGAGCAGGAGTGCAGGGCCGCGATCAACCTGGCGAACGGCGGCAACACGGATCTCGCGGTGAAGCGCTTCGCGGCCTGCGATGGCCCCAAGAAGGCCGAGGCGAGAGCCGCTATCAGCGGTAGCGCCAAGCGTGCGGTCGCGTCCAAGGGGTGCGCGGCGAAGTCCCACGCCTTGGCCGCCGCGCGGATCGGGGCAGGCGAGGCGATGTCCCAGCTGCCAGCGCAATGTCGGTGA